GGCCTGATTACCGAGGAAACCATAAGACCCGCGGATCTTCAGCAGATCCAGCCAGGGAGCGATATCCTGTATAAAATTCTCTTTGCTGATATTATAACCGGCAGAAAAGGAAGGAAAAAATCCCCACCTGCTGTCTGTAGCAAAACGGGAAGAGCCATCATATCGGCCATTTACTTCTGCCAGGAATTTTTCTTTATAGTTGTAGGCCAGTCTGCCGAAGAAGCCCTGCGTAGCCCAATGGGTACGGCTTTCCGTTACCAGCTTGGTACCGGTAGCCAGGTTGATACCGGGACGTTCGTTGCTGATCAGATCCTGTGCACTGGCAGATAAACTTTTATATTGATTGGACTCCTGCTGAAAACCAGCTGTCAGTTCAAAGTTATGTGTATCATGTAGCGAGTAAGCATAGGTACTGTAGATATTGGGAGAAATATAGAGCGTATTCATCATATCGCGCGAATAGCTGCCTTTGGGCGGAATATTGTACTCGGCCCTGTTCACCATAATAGGCGTGCCATCGATCCCGTAAATAGTACCCGGCAGTTTCAGCGCAGAAGCTTCAGTATTCAGCTGACTGAGGTTTACGTCCACAAATATTTTCCAGTTCTTTAATGGTGTGATCTCCACACCTGTCAGCAATGCCAGCTTCGTGTTATCCGTTTGTGATTTGGAGCCGGATTGCAGGTAAGGAATCATGGATTGTTCTGTCCAGTTACCATTCAGGTCATACGCCGATACGTTGGGCCGCATACGCGCCAGGTTATGAAAGATCATGTCTTCAAATCCTGCGAAAGGTGTTTCAAAACTGGACTTCGTATATTTTGTATTCGCCTTGATCTTTATCCAGCTTGCCAACTGGGAAGTTACGCTGGCGTTGAAATTGTAACGTTTAAAATCAATATCGGCAAAGCGCAGGGTGCCGCCTTCGCCGTAGTAACCACCGGATACATAAAACTGTGTAGCCTGGTTACCACCACTTAAACTGATATTATGATTTTGCCGGAAAGCATAGGGTTTGTAGTGCAGCTTAAACCAGTTGGTGTTGGCCACACCATTTGAACTGTTTTCCCAGTCAGCATAATTGTTGCTGTTTACTTCCGGGAATACAGACATGTTGCTGGGGTCTTTTATATACTGTTCCAGCAAAGCCAGCTTGGCATCTGTGTATTGTTTGGTGCCCAATGCATTGAAGGTAGCGGCATTGAAATATTTTGCAAACTCCAGTGAATTCACCATGTCCGGTAATTTAATGGGAGAAGTGAGTCCTGCGTTTGAGGAATAGTTGATCAGGGTTTTGCCGGATGTTCCTCTTTTTGTGGTAACGAGTATTACGCCGTAAGCAGCCCTGGAACCATATATCGCGGAAGCCGCCGCATCTTTCAGTACCGAAATCGATTCTATATCATTCGGGTTTACATCGGAGAGTGGCATCTCCAATCCATCTACCAGTACATAAGGTTTATCTGTTCCGCTCAGGTTGCCCATACCTCTCACATTCAGGCCAAAGCTCTGACCGGGTTTGGTGTTGCCGCTTACATTCACGTTTAGTCCGGGTACCATTCCCTGCAGGCTTTGCGTGGCATCTACCACCGGCCTGGTTTCGAGATCAGCACCTCTTACCACGGAAACGGCGCCTGTCAGGTTTACTTTCTTTTGTGTGCCGTAACCTACCACCACTACCTGGTTGAGCGAAGAGGTCTGCTCCTTCAGCGATACATTTACCGTACTGTTATTTTGTACCGCTACTTCCTGTGTGATGTAACCGATGTAGCTGAAAACAAGCACGCTGTTGTCGCCGGGTACCGTCAAAGAAAACTTCCCCGTTGCATCCGTTACCACGCCAATGCTGGTGCCTTTCAGTTTGATGCTGACACCTAACAGCGGTTGTCCCTTTTCATCTGTTACTGATCCGGTTACTTTCCGGTTCTGTAGCGGACTTTCCGGAGTAACAGCTGTCTTTCTTTTTATCACCACTGTTTTGTTGTGAATGACATAAGTAAGATCCTGGTTTGATAAACATTTTTCGAGGACGCTGGAAAGGTCGGTATTCTTTACCTGGATGTTTACTTTCCCGGTATTGTGCAGCGCCTGGGAGCTGTACAGGAAATCGTAGCCGCTCTGTGCTTTGAGTTGCCCGAATACTTCCTCCAGGGTAGCATCGCGGGCAGACAGGCTTACTTTCTGGGCATAGGATGCAGCATTTACCTGCACCATGAACACTAACAGGAAAATAAATGAAAACTTCATTTTCAGTAATGGCTTCGTATAGGCGTAGCCGTACTTCCTGCGTGTGAATAACACGGACTTCTTGAGCATTTTGGTTGTTTGGTTATAGGTTTTATAATTCTCTTTATGGCAAAACGATCACTTTATTTCCTTCAATATTGAAATGTACATCTCCTGTCAGTTCCAGTGTTTCCAGCAGTTCGGTGAGACTACTGAAACGGGCTACTGACCCTCCGAAATTTTTATGGCTGATATCTGTTTTGTATACTACTTCCACATCGTAATACCGCACTATTTTCTTCATGATGCTTTCCAGGTTTTCATCATTAAAAACAAAGTATCCGTTTTTCCAGGCTACCGCTTCCACAGTATTGGCCTGCTGTACCTGGATATCTGTACGCTGGTAGCTGGCGATGGCCGCCTGTCCGGGTGCGAGCAGCACTTCCTTTTTCTCCCTGCAGACTTTCACGCTGCCCTGCATCAGGGTTGTTTTCACAAAAGGTTCATCTGTATATGCCATCACATTAAAATGTGTGCCCAGTACTTTTACGGCTACCCCGTTGGCGGTTACCATAAATGGTTGTTGTGCATTGGCGGCTATTTCAAAATAGGCTTCGCCGGTAAGTGTCACGTTTCTTTCAGCGCCCTGGAAAGAAGTGGGGAATTTAATCTGCGAGGCGGCATTGAGCCATACGATGGAGCCATCCGGCAGTGTGAGCCTGAACTGCGCGCCCCGCGGCGTTGTGAGTGTATTAAATGCCGTTGCTGTTGCGCTGCCTTTCGCTTCATACCGCAGTTGCCCTTTTTGCTGGTATACGCTGACATTCCCCTGCCGGATCACCTGATTGCCAGTGCTGTCCAGTTGTACCACCGAACCATTTCCCAGCGTCAGTGTGGCTTTGTTATAACCCGGTACCGGTCCCTTGTATTCCTTTATGGTAGCCAATGGGTGGCGTGTTGTCTCCTGCGGGCGAAGTAAAAAATAGCTACTTACAGCTACGATAGCGCCCAGCAATGCGGCGGCAGCAGTGTATTTCCACCAGTACCGGGTTTTCATTTTCACGACGGGTGTTTCATCCGCCAGCAGCGCAGCATTGATATTATGCAGCATTCTTTCCCGCAGAGCAGCTTCTTCCTGTGGCAGCAATGTAACGGGCACATCATGCTGCAACCTGTGGTAACAGGCGTCCAGGAGACGGCGTTCTTCCGCTGTTGCAGTACCATCCAGGTAGCGGTTTACTAATTGTATAAAAAGGTCCTTTTCCATTGTTACGTCTTTAAGTACCAAAAAGGGAGGTGTACCCTACGGCAGGAACAGATTTTTTTTTAAATCATGGATAGAACAAGGTGGGAGATAAATATCAGCTGATCCTGGCCAGGAGGAGCAGTAACAGTGCCTTACCCAGGCCGGTGCGGAAATGTCTTAATGAAAAGGACATTTTTTTCTCAACGGTTTTAACAGAGATATGCAGCCTGGTGGCGATTTCGAGGTAGGTAAGCCCCTCTTCCCGGCTCAACCGGAAGATCTCCCTGCAATCGTCGGGGAGGGTACCGGTAAGGCGGGCAAATATTGCCTGCATCTCTTTACCCAGCAGGGGGTCTTCTTTTATAATAACTGCCGTAACATGTTGTAACCGTTCATAGAACTGGCCATCCGCCTTATTATTACGGATGGCTTTCAGTACCTGGAACTTTACGGCTTTGGCAAGGTAGGCTTTCAGGTGTTCGATTTCCAGCTCATTACGCCGCCGCCACAGGGATATAAACACCTCCTGTACCAGGTCTTCCGCCAGCGGGCCCTGTTGCAGAATACTCATGGCGGTACTGTACAAAGGTTGCCAGTACCGGTTGTAAATTCCGGTAAATGCTTCTTCTTCGTTGTTTTTAAGTCGTTGTAGTAATATGATGTCAGTCAGCTCCTCCATCCCCGTAAATACGTGTTCACTATAAAGAAATAGTTGGTTGATCCGTCCAAATATAAAAATAATCCAGTGATATGATGGGCGGAAGTAATTGAAAAAGGCTATTTTCGTTTTGTCGTGGATTTAATAGCAGCTATAAAACAGGGGGACGAATTGTCGTTTGAGCAGGCGTATATTAGTTGCCGCGGAAAAGTGTATGGCTATTTTTTAAAGAAAACAAAGTCTGAGGAAGAAGCAAAAGACCTGTTGCAAACTACCTTCCTGAAATTATGGCAATACCGCCATTCCCTCTCCGAACATTACTCGCTCGACCAGCATTTATTCAATATTGCCCGCACTGTTTTTATTGATGCTATCCGAAAACAAAGCAGGTCGTTCCGCGCCACTGCTGTATCCGACGATACCAGCCAGGTAGAGGACCCCGCCGGTGATAATGCCGATGAACGGGATATCAACAGGCGTTTGCACAAACTCCTGGAAAAGATGCCGGCAGTTCAAAAGAAAGCATTTGTATTGAACCGCCTGCAAGGTTATTCCTATAAAGAAATAGCCACCCATCTCTCCATCTCTGTAAAAGCGGTTGATAACCATATTGCCAAAGCGGTAAGACAACTGAAAAAATATCTTCATTTGATCATCCTTCTCTTATGCAGTCATTTTTTCAAATAAAAAATAACACACAATCATCTCATTATAAATTAATTATACATTAAGTAGAAATAAATTTATTTAACGCGCAGGAGTTTTACCTTTTGCAGCGTATTACTTTATCAGAGGCCACTATTGAATAATGCAGATTTCAAAAGAACTAATAGAGAATTTTTTAAGCAAAGATTGCACTGCGGAAGAAGCAGCGCAGGTAAGTGAATATCTGAAAGATAATCCTGCACTGCTCAACGAATACCTGGGCCAACAGGAATGGGATGAAACAGTGGTAGCTGATAAAACGGAGGAATTCTGGCAGGAAAGCTGGAACATCATTCAACAGCAAAAGAAAAAAAGTGCCGTCATCATCCGTTTGAAACAGGTAGCCGTAGCTGCTTCCCTGGTGGGCGTTTTACTGACAGGCTATCTCTGGTTTACAGCAGATAAAGGTCAGGGAAACAAAGTGGCCATGGTGCAACCGAATTATAAAACGATCACCAATACCACCAACCAGGCGATGCGGATTATTTTGCCGGATAGCTCAGTGGTGGAGTTGTTGCCAACATCAATATTACGCTATGATGCGCCTTTTCAACAGGACAAAAGGAATATTTATTTAGAAGGAGAAGCACGGTTTAAAGTAGCGGGGGATGTAGCCAAACCATTTACAGTATTCAGCAATGCCATCGCTACTACCGCACTGGGCACCGAATTCGGGGTAACCGCCTTTCCCGGCGACAACAACATAAAAGTACATTTGTACCAGGGAAAAGTAGTGGTGAAATCTGCCGACAGTATGCAGGTAAGATTAAACAAAGACTACTACCTCCTGCCAGGTGATGAATTCAGTTACAACCGGATCACCGGTATCGCCGCACTGATAACAGCAAAAGCAGCAAAACCAGTGGTGGCCGGCAAAAGCGTCACTGAAAATAATCAGGCCAGTGTATCCAACTGGTATATGTTCGACAACCAGGACCTGGCCCACGTATTTGACCAGTTAGCAGACATATATAATGTGCCACTTTATTACAACCAGGCAGATGTGAAAGGAATGAATTTTATCGGCAGGATTGAAAAAGCGGATTCTCTTGTGAATATTTTAAAAGATATCGCATTACTGAACAATCTCTCCGTTACAAAAACGGGTAAGGGGTATACCATAAAAAAGAAATAATCACTTAATACAGGATAGCAACAGGAGTTGAAATGCCACTGCAGGGCATAACAGGAGTCCTTTGCCTATAATTTAAATCAAAAACAACTACACGTGCGAAAAAGACTTTCTTTATCAACCAGGCTGCTACCGTTTTTATGTTCGGTATTCGTATTAGTACATTCAATGGCCATGGCACAGGAGCGGACAGGCAGTGTGAGAGGCATTATCAGGGACGAAGCGGGGAAAACAATGCCCTATGTAAGCGTTCTTGCCAAAAACAACACCACCAACCTTAGTTCCGGTGCACAAACAGATTCTAACGGGGTATTCATCTTCTCCCGGTTACCGGTAAATGGCAGTTATACCTTTACCATCAGTTATATCGGTTATGAAACCCAAACACTGGCGAATTATACTTTAAAAGCGGGAGAATCTACTTCTCTCCTGGTAAAACTGAAGACCAGTACCTCCGCTTTAAATGAAGTGATTGTGGTAGGTTATGGTACCCAGCGGAAAACAGATCTCACCGGTTCCATCGCTACCATTAATCAGAAAGATCTTACACAGGGCGTTAACAACAACGCCATACAAGCCGTTAATGGTAAGGCCGCGGGCGTGTATGTGAGCCAGTCCAGCTCCGCACCCGGTGGTGGTGTGAATATCAGGATAAGAGGCGCCGGCTCTATCAACAGCGGCAACGATGTACTGGTGGTAGTTGATGGACTATCCAACGTAGACCCTTCGTCTATCAGTCCGGATGATATTGAATCCATACAGGTATTGAAAGATGCCAGTTCCGCCGCTATCTACGGCTCCAGGGCGGCCAACGGCGTGGTACTCATCACCACAAAGAAAGGGACCGCAGGAAAAGCCGCCATTACCTACAGCGGCTATATAGGCGTACAAAAGATTGCCAAAAAACTGGATATGCTGGATGCACCACAATACATGAACGTATTGAATGAGTTGTCAGCAGCACAGAACCAACCGGCCGTCTTTACACAAAAACAAATTGACTCTATCGGCAACGGTACCGACTGGCAGGATGAAATTTTCAAAACAGCGATTGCGCAAAATCATCAGCTGTCCTTCTCCGGCGGATCGGCTACCAATAAATACTATGTAGGATTAAACTATTTTAATCAGCAGGGTATTTTGCTGAATACCGGTTATGAAAAATACAATGCCCGTATTAATTATGAGATCAGACCGTCAGACAAGTTTAACATGCTGCTGTCTGCCAACCTCACAAGATCCAATAACAGTAAGCCTTACGGCGAAACCTCCTTCAATGAAAATGCAGGTGCTATCAACACCGCATTGAATTTTGATCCTACTGTTACACCGGACAAAGATGCAGATGGCAGGTATCGTTTTAACCCGCTTATCTCCATGGAAAATCCTTTAGCCGTGGTTAACGGGATCACACAAAAAAGAATCACCAATAATAATTACGGAACAGTTATCGCAAACTACACGCCCATAAAAGACCTGACCTTTACGGCTCGTCTGGGTGTGGACATTCTCAATTACCGGGATGATTATTATAACAGCCGCATCACCCAGCTGGGGCTTTCTGCCGGTGGAATAGGTACTATCACGAACCAGGAAAACACTCACTGGATCATGGAATACCTGGCTAAATATGATAAGAAGTTCAACGACCACAGCTTCTCTTTATTACTGGGTACCACTACGGAAAGATACGACTACAAAAGTTCTATGGCTGGCAGCCGTAACTTTTTATCAGACATCACCAACACCAATTTGTTGCAGAGTGGCGATGGTATCAACGGCGACAATGTATCCAGTTCCCGCACTTCCAATAAATTGAATTCTTACCTGGGCCGGTTGAATTACAACTACCAGGATAAATATTTATTAACCGCTTCCTTCAGATCAGATGGTACTTCCCGCTTCTCTGATAAACATAAATACGCCCTCTTTCCTTCCGCCGCAGTAGGATGGAATATTTATAAAGAAGCATTTATGCAAAGTGCCAAAGCTATTTCCAACCTGAAACTGCGCTTTGGTTACGGACAAATAGGCAACCAGGCTATCGACAACTTCGCCACTCAGCAAACATATATTGCCGGCGGGAAAGCCGTATTTGGTGATAACCTGTACCAGGGTGCTGAACCAGCCAGGTTCCCGAACGAAGACCTGAGATGGGAAACAACAGAAGAATACAATCTCGGACTCGATTTCGGTTTCTTTAACGACCGGATCTACGGTGCCATAGAAGTCTACGTAAAAAATTCCAGGGATCAGCTATTCAGCAAACCCATTCCTGCCTTTACCGGCTTCTCTTCGCAGGTTGTGAATTTCGGAAGTGTGCAGAATACCGGAATGGATATTCAGATCAACACAAAAAATATCGTGAAAAAGAATTTCACCTGGGAAAGCGGTATGTCAGCTTCCTTCCTCAAAAACAAGGTGACTGAATTACCTGGTTTTATTCCGCAGGTACTGACCGGCGCCTTTGCCTTTATCCCCAACTTCGCCCTTGTACAAACAGGTCTGCCGATCTACTCCTACTATGGATATGAAGTAACCGGCATCTTCCAGAACGACCAGGAAGCCGCTGCTTCCGGACAGGCAGGTGCAAAAGCAGGTGATCCTATCTTTAAAGACCAGGACGGCAACAAGGTGATCAATCCAAACGACCGGAAAGTACTGGGTAGCCCTTTACCAAAATTCACCTGGGGTTTTACCAACAACTTTAATTACAAACGTTTCACACTAAATGTACTGTTACTGGGTGTACAAGGTATTTCTACCCTGGATGCCAACGTAATAGAATCTATTTATCCCATCAACTTCCAGCGTAACCACATGGCAAAATATTACCTGGACAGATGGACACCTGAAAACACAACAGCAAAATATCCTTCCGGCATCAACGCTTCCAGGTATGGCGGGCAATACTCCGTAAACTCCTATACCGTGCAGGATGTTTCCTTCCTGCGCCTTAAAACGGTGACGCTTGGCTACGATATACCCGTGAAGAATAATACTATAAAAGGATTGTATGCTTACCTCGCTGCGGACAACCTGTTCACCATCACTAATTACGACGGCTATGATCCCGATGCAAATGCACTCGGAACAAGCGTTACAAAAGTGAGCCAGAATAGTTATCCATTAACAAAAGTGTTCAGGCTCGGTGTTAAAGTGAATTTTTAAACGTATCCGCAGGTAAGATCTATCATCATAACATTATAAAAATACAGGGATGAAACAGGAAAAATTATTTGTTTACTTATCAATTTTTACACTTGCAATTATGTTTGGCAGTTGTAAAAAGTTTTTGAAAGAAGACATTTATACACAATACGATCCGGCATCTTTTACCAATACCGTAGATGGTTTTGAAAAGGTGTTAAATGGCGCCTACAGCCAGTTACAGGTAAGAGACTACGCCGCCAGGAATGACATGTACTGCTTCGGCGAATTCTGTACCGATGAAATGCTGGAAACAGGCGGTGGCTTTGAAGCACAGGCAAAAGACTTTATCAACTTTACCTGGAACGCTACCAACGACTTCTTTAATACTTCCTGGACAAAGTCGTACGCAGCTGTAAGGGATGCAAATGTTATCCTCGACAACAAAGATAACAACAGCGGCATTCCGGCCGACAAGCTGAAAGGATTTGTGGCAGAAGCAAGATTTATCAGGGCAGCCGCTTACAGTTACATGTATAATTTCTTTGGACCGGTACCGCTTATTACCAGCACAAAGAATGTAAATGCAGAACAAGCCAGGGCTACTGATGATGAGATTAAAAAGTTCATCATCGACGAGCTCACCGCAGCTGCACAGGATTTGCCGGTGACCCAGGCCATACGTGGCAGGGCCACCAAAGGCGCTGCACTGGCGGTATTGACCAAATTTTACTTAAACACACGCCAATGGCAGGAAAGCGCCGATGCAGCAAAACAGATCATCGACTTGTCTGCTTACAGTTTGTTCCCGGATATCAGCAGGCTCTTTGCAGTGGAGAATGAAAATAATGCCGAGTACATTTACACATTCCCCTGTATCAACCAGTCTGGTTATGGCAACATTGTGATGGCACATACTTTCCCCGCCTCTTATCCTATTCAGACCAACTGGATTATTTTCGGCGCACAATTCAAACTGTATACCAGCTTCGTGGATACCTTTGAGCCTGCCGACAAAAGGTTCAAAATGATCCTGACGGAGTATACGGATACAAAAGGCACCCATCATGAAATGGTGCGGGATGCCACCGGCAAAAGCCTGGACAATGCAAGGTCGTTTAAGTTTGTGCCTGACCCGAATGGGTTATCAGCTGATATGGGAAATGATATTCCGGTAATCAGGTATGCCGATATATTGCTGTCAAGAGCAGAAGCATTAAATGAACTGAATGGCGCCACTATCGCATCTATTGATCTTATCAACGAGGTAAGGAACAGGGCAGGCGTTGCAGACATCAAACTGGCGGCTTATCCTTCCAAAGAAAAGTTGCGCGATTTTATACTGGAAGAAAGAGGCCGTGAATTTTTTGCAGAAGGAAAGAG
The Chitinophaga sp. MM2321 DNA segment above includes these coding regions:
- a CDS encoding TonB-dependent receptor, with protein sequence MLKKSVLFTRRKYGYAYTKPLLKMKFSFIFLLVFMVQVNAASYAQKVSLSARDATLEEVFGQLKAQSGYDFLYSSQALHNTGKVNIQVKNTDLSSVLEKCLSNQDLTYVIHNKTVVIKRKTAVTPESPLQNRKVTGSVTDEKGQPLLGVSIKLKGTSIGVVTDATGKFSLTVPGDNSVLVFSYIGYITQEVAVQNNSTVNVSLKEQTSSLNQVVVVGYGTQKKVNLTGAVSVVRGADLETRPVVDATQSLQGMVPGLNVNVSGNTKPGQSFGLNVRGMGNLSGTDKPYVLVDGLEMPLSDVNPNDIESISVLKDAAASAIYGSRAAYGVILVTTKRGTSGKTLINYSSNAGLTSPIKLPDMVNSLEFAKYFNAATFNALGTKQYTDAKLALLEQYIKDPSNMSVFPEVNSNNYADWENSSNGVANTNWFKLHYKPYAFRQNHNISLSGGNQATQFYVSGGYYGEGGTLRFADIDFKRYNFNASVTSQLASWIKIKANTKYTKSSFETPFAGFEDMIFHNLARMRPNVSAYDLNGNWTEQSMIPYLQSGSKSQTDNTKLALLTGVEITPLKNWKIFVDVNLSQLNTEASALKLPGTIYGIDGTPIMVNRAEYNIPPKGSYSRDMMNTLYISPNIYSTYAYSLHDTHNFELTAGFQQESNQYKSLSASAQDLISNERPGINLATGTKLVTESRTHWATQGFFGRLAYNYKEKFLAEVNGRYDGSSRFATDSRWGFFPSFSAGYNISKENFIQDIAPWLDLLKIRGSYGFLGNQAGAGLYSFSENMNVVVPGIGSGGNWYYNTGRESYIQLPGSFNPFITWEKIENTNVGLDFMALQGRLSGSFDVYQRNTRDMLGPTLDVADMYGATPPLSNNADLRTRGWELSLSWKGRISNDITYTAGALVADYKSVVTKYQNPTKSDPANSWYEGKAAGEIWGYRASGLIQDEHEAAEYNQLDRSFLSARDWLPGDVKYIDLNNDGKINRGANKEGDMGDMTIIGNSTPRYSYSVNGSLSWKRLTLSMIWQGIGKMDFAPQTTDAYFWGSGSLAQVTVFKQHLDYWTPENPNAYYPNPYASPVGSINSYVNKTQQVSDRYLQNAAYLRLKNLTLNYALPVNLCERIKLKKLNVFITGENLLTVTNLAEMFDPETLVGGSAPGKIYPLSKVYSVGLNINF
- a CDS encoding FecR domain-containing protein; the encoded protein is MEKDLFIQLVNRYLDGTATAEERRLLDACYHRLQHDVPVTLLPQEEAALRERMLHNINAALLADETPVVKMKTRYWWKYTAAAALLGAIVAVSSYFLLRPQETTRHPLATIKEYKGPVPGYNKATLTLGNGSVVQLDSTGNQVIRQGNVSVYQQKGQLRYEAKGSATATAFNTLTTPRGAQFRLTLPDGSIVWLNAASQIKFPTSFQGAERNVTLTGEAYFEIAANAQQPFMVTANGVAVKVLGTHFNVMAYTDEPFVKTTLMQGSVKVCREKKEVLLAPGQAAIASYQRTDIQVQQANTVEAVAWKNGYFVFNDENLESIMKKIVRYYDVEVVYKTDISHKNFGGSVARFSSLTELLETLELTGDVHFNIEGNKVIVLP
- a CDS encoding RNA polymerase sigma-70 factor; this translates as MEELTDIILLQRLKNNEEEAFTGIYNRYWQPLYSTAMSILQQGPLAEDLVQEVFISLWRRRNELEIEHLKAYLAKAVKFQVLKAIRNNKADGQFYERLQHVTAVIIKEDPLLGKEMQAIFARLTGTLPDDCREIFRLSREEGLTYLEIATRLHISVKTVEKKMSFSLRHFRTGLGKALLLLLLARIS
- a CDS encoding sigma-70 family RNA polymerase sigma factor produces the protein MDLIAAIKQGDELSFEQAYISCRGKVYGYFLKKTKSEEEAKDLLQTTFLKLWQYRHSLSEHYSLDQHLFNIARTVFIDAIRKQSRSFRATAVSDDTSQVEDPAGDNADERDINRRLHKLLEKMPAVQKKAFVLNRLQGYSYKEIATHLSISVKAVDNHIAKAVRQLKKYLHLIILLLCSHFFK
- a CDS encoding FecR family protein: MQISKELIENFLSKDCTAEEAAQVSEYLKDNPALLNEYLGQQEWDETVVADKTEEFWQESWNIIQQQKKKSAVIIRLKQVAVAASLVGVLLTGYLWFTADKGQGNKVAMVQPNYKTITNTTNQAMRIILPDSSVVELLPTSILRYDAPFQQDKRNIYLEGEARFKVAGDVAKPFTVFSNAIATTALGTEFGVTAFPGDNNIKVHLYQGKVVVKSADSMQVRLNKDYYLLPGDEFSYNRITGIAALITAKAAKPVVAGKSVTENNQASVSNWYMFDNQDLAHVFDQLADIYNVPLYYNQADVKGMNFIGRIEKADSLVNILKDIALLNNLSVTKTGKGYTIKKK
- a CDS encoding TonB-dependent receptor, with translation MRKRLSLSTRLLPFLCSVFVLVHSMAMAQERTGSVRGIIRDEAGKTMPYVSVLAKNNTTNLSSGAQTDSNGVFIFSRLPVNGSYTFTISYIGYETQTLANYTLKAGESTSLLVKLKTSTSALNEVIVVGYGTQRKTDLTGSIATINQKDLTQGVNNNAIQAVNGKAAGVYVSQSSSAPGGGVNIRIRGAGSINSGNDVLVVVDGLSNVDPSSISPDDIESIQVLKDASSAAIYGSRAANGVVLITTKKGTAGKAAITYSGYIGVQKIAKKLDMLDAPQYMNVLNELSAAQNQPAVFTQKQIDSIGNGTDWQDEIFKTAIAQNHQLSFSGGSATNKYYVGLNYFNQQGILLNTGYEKYNARINYEIRPSDKFNMLLSANLTRSNNSKPYGETSFNENAGAINTALNFDPTVTPDKDADGRYRFNPLISMENPLAVVNGITQKRITNNNYGTVIANYTPIKDLTFTARLGVDILNYRDDYYNSRITQLGLSAGGIGTITNQENTHWIMEYLAKYDKKFNDHSFSLLLGTTTERYDYKSSMAGSRNFLSDITNTNLLQSGDGINGDNVSSSRTSNKLNSYLGRLNYNYQDKYLLTASFRSDGTSRFSDKHKYALFPSAAVGWNIYKEAFMQSAKAISNLKLRFGYGQIGNQAIDNFATQQTYIAGGKAVFGDNLYQGAEPARFPNEDLRWETTEEYNLGLDFGFFNDRIYGAIEVYVKNSRDQLFSKPIPAFTGFSSQVVNFGSVQNTGMDIQINTKNIVKKNFTWESGMSASFLKNKVTELPGFIPQVLTGAFAFIPNFALVQTGLPIYSYYGYEVTGIFQNDQEAAASGQAGAKAGDPIFKDQDGNKVINPNDRKVLGSPLPKFTWGFTNNFNYKRFTLNVLLLGVQGISTLDANVIESIYPINFQRNHMAKYYLDRWTPENTTAKYPSGINASRYGGQYSVNSYTVQDVSFLRLKTVTLGYDIPVKNNTIKGLYAYLAADNLFTITNYDGYDPDANALGTSVTKVSQNSYPLTKVFRLGVKVNF
- a CDS encoding RagB/SusD family nutrient uptake outer membrane protein, which codes for MKEDIYTQYDPASFTNTVDGFEKVLNGAYSQLQVRDYAARNDMYCFGEFCTDEMLETGGGFEAQAKDFINFTWNATNDFFNTSWTKSYAAVRDANVILDNKDNNSGIPADKLKGFVAEARFIRAAAYSYMYNFFGPVPLITSTKNVNAEQARATDDEIKKFIIDELTAAAQDLPVTQAIRGRATKGAALAVLTKFYLNTRQWQESADAAKQIIDLSAYSLFPDISRLFAVENENNAEYIYTFPCINQSGYGNIVMAHTFPASYPIQTNWIIFGAQFKLYTSFVDTFEPADKRFKMILTEYTDTKGTHHEMVRDATGKSLDNARSFKFVPDPNGLSADMGNDIPVIRYADILLSRAEALNELNGATIASIDLINEVRNRAGVADIKLAAYPSKEKLRDFILEERGREFFAEGKRREDLIRMGKFISGAKARGVNAKDYHVLYPIPQREIDADKNLAQNGEY